The proteins below come from a single Falco rusticolus isolate bFalRus1 chromosome 8, bFalRus1.pri, whole genome shotgun sequence genomic window:
- the TMBIM1 gene encoding protein lifeguard 3 isoform X2, with protein sequence MAQPNAPPPYDDKNPLYPPPPGGYPQPSHYAGGYPQPGGYPAAGGYAQPGGYPAAGGYAQPGGYPQPGMAMPTMPIRFGDSAIGDDSPFQSVDWDDKKVRHTFIRKVYAIISLQLLVTVGIIAVFTFVSPVRSFVQRNVAIYYASYGVFLVTYLVLACCQGPRRRFPWNIILLSIFTLAMGLMTGTIASMYRTNAVLIAMLITAIVAIIVTIFCFQTKVDFTSCPGLFCVLGIVVMVTGIVTAIVLSFKYVPWLHMLYAAIGAIAFTLFLAYDTQLVLGNRKNTLSPEEYVYGALTIYTDIIYIFTFLLQIVGRD encoded by the exons ATGGCGCAGCCCAACGCACCCCCTCCCTACGACGACAAGAACCCCCTCTACCCCCCACCACCAGGGGGGtacccccagccctcccactaCGCTGGGGGGTACCCGCAGCCTGGGGGATACCCTGCAGCAGGGGGGTATGCACAGCCAGGGGGGTACCCTGCAGCAGGGGGGTATGCACAGCCAGGGGGGTACCCCCAGCCGGGGATGGCCATGCCCACCATGCCTATTCGGTTTG GCGACAGTGCCATCGGGGATGATTCCCCCTTCCAATCGGTTGACTGGGATGACAAGAAAGTCCGGCACACCTTCATCCGCAAG GTCTACGCTAtcatctccctgcagctgctggtgacGGTGGGGATCATTGCCGTGTTCACCTTTGT CTCCCCTGTCCGCTCCTTTGTCCAGAGGAACGTTGCCATCTACTATGCCTCGTA TGGTGTGTTCCTGGTGACCTACCTGGTGCTGGCCTGCTGCCAGGGTCCCCG GAGACGCTTCCCCTGGAACATCATCCTGCTGAGCATCTTC ACGCTGGCCATGGGGCTGATGACAGGCACGATCGCCAG CATGTACCGAACCAATGCCGTCCTGATCGCCATGCTCATCACTGCCATTGTGGCCATCATTGTCACCATCTTCTGCTTCCAGACCAAG GTTGATTTTACATCATGTCCTGGGCTCTTCTGCGTGCTGGGCATCGTGGTCATGGTGACTGGGATTGTCACAGCCATCGTCCTCTCCTTCAAATAT GTGCCCTGGCTCCATATGCTGTACGCGGCCATTGGTGCCATTGCCTTCACCCTG TTCCTTGCCTATGACACCCAACTTGTGCTGGGGAACAGGAAGAACACACTGAGCCCCGAGGAGTATGTCTACGGTGCCCTCACTATCTACACTGACATCATCTACATCTTCACGTTCCTCCTGCAGATCGTGGGCCGGGATTAG
- the TMBIM1 gene encoding protein lifeguard 3 isoform X1 yields MCWPGACGRLGASMAQPNAPPPYDDKNPLYPPPPGGYPQPSHYAGGYPQPGGYPAAGGYAQPGGYPAAGGYAQPGGYPQPGMAMPTMPIRFGDSAIGDDSPFQSVDWDDKKVRHTFIRKVYAIISLQLLVTVGIIAVFTFVSPVRSFVQRNVAIYYASYGVFLVTYLVLACCQGPRRRFPWNIILLSIFTLAMGLMTGTIASMYRTNAVLIAMLITAIVAIIVTIFCFQTKVDFTSCPGLFCVLGIVVMVTGIVTAIVLSFKYVPWLHMLYAAIGAIAFTLFLAYDTQLVLGNRKNTLSPEEYVYGALTIYTDIIYIFTFLLQIVGRD; encoded by the exons ATGTGCTGGCCAG GTGCCTGTGGGAGACTGGGAGCCAGCATGGCGCAGCCCAACGCACCCCCTCCCTACGACGACAAGAACCCCCTCTACCCCCCACCACCAGGGGGGtacccccagccctcccactaCGCTGGGGGGTACCCGCAGCCTGGGGGATACCCTGCAGCAGGGGGGTATGCACAGCCAGGGGGGTACCCTGCAGCAGGGGGGTATGCACAGCCAGGGGGGTACCCCCAGCCGGGGATGGCCATGCCCACCATGCCTATTCGGTTTG GCGACAGTGCCATCGGGGATGATTCCCCCTTCCAATCGGTTGACTGGGATGACAAGAAAGTCCGGCACACCTTCATCCGCAAG GTCTACGCTAtcatctccctgcagctgctggtgacGGTGGGGATCATTGCCGTGTTCACCTTTGT CTCCCCTGTCCGCTCCTTTGTCCAGAGGAACGTTGCCATCTACTATGCCTCGTA TGGTGTGTTCCTGGTGACCTACCTGGTGCTGGCCTGCTGCCAGGGTCCCCG GAGACGCTTCCCCTGGAACATCATCCTGCTGAGCATCTTC ACGCTGGCCATGGGGCTGATGACAGGCACGATCGCCAG CATGTACCGAACCAATGCCGTCCTGATCGCCATGCTCATCACTGCCATTGTGGCCATCATTGTCACCATCTTCTGCTTCCAGACCAAG GTTGATTTTACATCATGTCCTGGGCTCTTCTGCGTGCTGGGCATCGTGGTCATGGTGACTGGGATTGTCACAGCCATCGTCCTCTCCTTCAAATAT GTGCCCTGGCTCCATATGCTGTACGCGGCCATTGGTGCCATTGCCTTCACCCTG TTCCTTGCCTATGACACCCAACTTGTGCTGGGGAACAGGAAGAACACACTGAGCCCCGAGGAGTATGTCTACGGTGCCCTCACTATCTACACTGACATCATCTACATCTTCACGTTCCTCCTGCAGATCGTGGGCCGGGATTAG